In Leptodesmis sichuanensis A121, the following are encoded in one genomic region:
- a CDS encoding GAF domain-containing sensor histidine kinase, with protein sequence MPFIAGVGREFWWKIKRGLWVGMISHENRLFCRLDGLTAAAREEQRMSAITDLGLLQMESIPVFEEATQTATQALEIPICILGVMESDRQRFKSAVGLSTLGLMNALATSRQLPRLDSFCTYVVDSQQTLIIEDTLAHPAFANSLLVYQYGIRAYLGVPLIMSTGFCIGTLAVLDVTPRKFGTRDIAFLQLMARWCMSEFEQQRSQPAEPIASRPEPTPAAVPNVICLPSIDQTRVDLLGHLTQELRTPLTSVMGMASVLLREIYGPLTSKQKEYLNIIHNSGQYLLSLMNEIVHLSEVKDDQQSLNLNSVDIEMLCQQAISSLEQAAQRREQQIRLTVEPGRRIWLIDKDKVRQMLYHLMFSVIQTSTAGSIVRLHVSRRENSLNLSIWVSHPWLGEGLPYSEIYNSTVLVGTAATVMKQEELANQCLQASIGLVDETYSATKLSTSTAEAAMPNEPLRKNLGLLLSQQLAEFHGGKITIQGTPESGYRYVITLPRLAEPTEEQ encoded by the coding sequence TTGCCGTTCATTGCAGGAGTTGGGCGGGAATTCTGGTGGAAGATAAAACGGGGGTTATGGGTCGGTATGATCAGTCACGAAAATCGGTTATTTTGTCGCTTAGATGGCTTGACCGCTGCAGCACGAGAAGAGCAGCGCATGAGCGCCATTACAGACCTTGGGCTACTGCAAATGGAGAGTATCCCAGTGTTTGAAGAAGCTACCCAAACTGCCACTCAAGCTTTAGAGATACCGATCTGTATTTTGGGAGTAATGGAGAGCGATCGCCAACGATTTAAATCAGCGGTTGGCCTATCGACTCTGGGATTAATGAATGCCCTGGCAACCTCTCGTCAGTTGCCCCGGTTGGATTCTTTTTGCACCTATGTGGTGGATAGCCAGCAAACCTTAATTATTGAAGACACCCTGGCTCATCCAGCTTTCGCCAACAGTCTACTGGTCTATCAGTACGGCATCCGGGCTTACCTGGGTGTCCCTTTAATTATGTCTACGGGGTTCTGCATTGGCACCCTGGCCGTTCTGGATGTTACCCCGCGCAAATTTGGCACCCGAGACATTGCCTTTTTACAATTAATGGCTCGCTGGTGCATGAGCGAGTTTGAACAACAGCGTTCTCAACCAGCAGAGCCGATCGCTTCCCGGCCAGAACCTACTCCTGCTGCAGTACCCAATGTTATTTGTTTACCATCCATTGACCAAACCAGGGTCGATTTACTCGGACATTTAACTCAGGAATTACGAACTCCTTTAACTTCAGTGATGGGGATGGCCAGTGTCCTGCTCCGAGAAATTTACGGGCCATTAACCAGTAAACAGAAGGAATATCTCAACATCATCCACAACAGTGGGCAATATCTCCTATCTTTGATGAATGAAATTGTTCATTTATCTGAAGTGAAGGACGATCAGCAGAGCTTGAATCTTAACTCTGTGGACATTGAAATGCTTTGCCAGCAAGCAATTTCAAGCCTGGAGCAGGCAGCCCAACGCCGAGAACAGCAAATTCGATTGACCGTTGAACCGGGGCGGCGGATCTGGCTAATTGATAAAGATAAAGTGCGGCAAATGCTGTATCACCTGATGTTTAGCGTGATTCAAACTTCAACAGCAGGTAGTATTGTGCGGTTGCATGTTTCCCGTCGAGAAAACAGCTTAAATCTATCCATTTGGGTATCGCATCCCTGGTTAGGAGAAGGGCTTCCCTACTCCGAAATCTATAATTCGACAGTCCTGGTGGGAACTGCTGCTACCGTGATGAAGCAGGAGGAACTTGCAAATCAATGCTTGCAAGCAAGTATTGGGTTGGTCGATGAAACCTATAGCGCTACGAAGCTCAGTACTTCCACCGCTGAAGCAGCAATGCCAAATGAACCCCTTCGGAAAAATCTGGGGCTACTGCTGAGCCAGCAATTAGCTGAGTTTCACGGAGGCAAAATTACGATTCAGGGTACCCCTGAATCAGGATATCGCTATGTCATTACCTTGCCACGTCTGGCAGAGCCAACTGAGGAACAGTAA
- a CDS encoding DUF1830 domain-containing protein translates to MNQLLSPLPASSDHKLLCCYTNQTGQIQVIRISNIQNWYFERVVFPAQRLMFEAPSEAHLEVHVGSMASAILADRISCKTLQVRGEA, encoded by the coding sequence ATGAATCAATTGCTGTCGCCTCTCCCTGCTTCCTCTGATCACAAACTTCTGTGCTGTTACACGAACCAGACCGGGCAAATTCAGGTCATTAGGATTAGCAATATTCAAAACTGGTACTTTGAGCGAGTCGTTTTTCCAGCCCAGAGACTGATGTTTGAAGCGCCTTCAGAAGCCCATTTAGAAGTTCATGTGGGTTCAATGGCAAGTGCCATCCTGGCCGATCGCATCTCCTGCAAAACCTTACAAGTGCGAGGAGAGGCATAA
- the mfd gene encoding transcription-repair coupling factor, whose amino-acid sequence MALSSITRALGRSPLTSELLTKLDQQRCLKLTGLARLPKGLVSSTLAQAKSRPLLVVTATLEEAGRWSAQLEIMGWQTVNFYPTSESSPYEPFDPEAEIAWGQLQVLADLIQGVGMEDQGAGIEEIQNPKSKIQNSFAIVATERALQPHLPPVEQLRAYCLTLTKGMELNLGTLGDELARLGYERVPLVETEGQWSRRGDIVDVFPVASELPVRLELFGDELDQLREFDPATQRSLDRMDQITITPTSFTPLIQAALTGSRAEQVKAYLSPEDQELFEQGQSLEGARRFLGIAFDRPASLLDYLPDNTLVAIDELQQCQAHSDRWFEHVEEQWQESGIRDRGSEIGNQKLGADPSLVMGHSSLAEDRGQRTKDEEPCKIHRSFADSLADVERFDCLHLSELAEDTIQNPKSKIPNSSINLASRPVPAIPHQFARLAETLREERDRNFAIWLVSAQPSRSVALLQEHDCPAQFVPNPRDYLAIDKLQVQHTPVAVKYSGLAELEGFILPTFRLVVVTDREFFGQHTLATPSYIRKRRRAASKQVDPNKLQPGDYVVHRNHGIGKFLKLESLVINHETREYLVIQYADGLLRVAADQLNSLSRFRAVGEKAPELNKMSGKAWEKTKSKVRKAIKKVAVDLLQLYAQRAQQVGFTYPADMPWQQEMEDSFPYQPTPDQLKATQDVKQDMESDRPMDRLVCGDVGFGKTEVAIRAIFKAVTAGKQVALLAPTTILTQQHYHTLKERFAPYPIQVGLLNRFRTAQERKDILQRMGTGELDVVVGTHQLLGKGVQFKDLGLLVVDEEQRFGVNQKEKIKSLRTQVDVLTLSATPIPRTLYMALSGVREMSLITTPPPSRRPIKTHLAPYDPEVVRSAIRQELDRGGQVFYVVPRVEGIEEVSARIREMVPTARIAIAHGQMQEGELESTMLTFSEGEAEILVCTTIIESGLDIPRVNTILIEDAQRFGLSQLYQLRGRVGRAGIQAHAWLFYPKASQLTDTARQRLRAIQEFTQLGSGYQLAMRDMEIRGVGNLLGAEQSGQMDAVGFDLYVEMLEEAIREIRGQEIPQVEDTQIDLNLTAFIPADYIPDLDQKMSAYRTVAMANSKQELAQIAADWSDRYGPIPVAAQQLLRVVELKQVAKKLGFSRIKPDGNQHVAMETLMEEPAWNLLKANLPEHLHSRFVYSSGKVTVRGLGVLNADQQLENLINWLNKMQGALPEPVLV is encoded by the coding sequence ATGGCCCTGTCTTCTATTACTCGTGCCCTTGGGCGATCGCCCCTCACCTCGGAACTGCTGACAAAACTGGATCAGCAGCGGTGTCTGAAACTCACAGGCTTAGCGCGACTGCCCAAAGGATTAGTTAGTTCAACCCTGGCTCAGGCAAAATCTCGCCCTTTGCTAGTCGTAACCGCCACTCTGGAAGAAGCAGGCCGCTGGAGTGCCCAACTAGAAATCATGGGCTGGCAGACCGTCAACTTCTATCCCACTTCAGAATCCTCGCCCTACGAACCCTTTGATCCAGAAGCCGAAATTGCCTGGGGACAGCTACAGGTGCTGGCAGATTTGATTCAGGGGGTGGGCATGGAAGATCAGGGAGCGGGGATTGAGGAAATTCAAAATCCAAAATCCAAAATCCAAAATTCTTTCGCGATCGTCGCTACCGAACGCGCCCTGCAACCTCACCTGCCGCCTGTTGAACAACTGCGGGCCTACTGTTTGACGTTAACGAAGGGCATGGAACTGAACCTGGGAACGCTGGGGGATGAACTGGCGCGCCTGGGCTATGAGCGAGTTCCCCTGGTAGAGACGGAAGGGCAGTGGAGCCGTCGGGGAGACATTGTGGATGTGTTTCCGGTCGCATCGGAGTTGCCTGTCCGGTTGGAATTATTTGGGGATGAGTTAGATCAACTGCGGGAATTTGATCCGGCGACGCAGCGATCGCTCGATCGCATGGATCAGATTACGATCACCCCCACCAGCTTTACGCCCCTGATTCAAGCGGCCTTAACAGGGAGCAGAGCGGAGCAGGTGAAAGCCTACCTATCCCCTGAAGACCAGGAACTGTTTGAGCAGGGACAGAGCCTGGAAGGAGCGCGTCGGTTTCTGGGTATTGCTTTTGATCGCCCCGCTTCCCTGCTGGATTACCTCCCGGACAATACCCTGGTTGCCATCGATGAACTGCAGCAATGTCAGGCCCACAGCGATCGCTGGTTTGAGCATGTGGAAGAGCAGTGGCAGGAATCAGGGATCAGGGATCGGGGATCGGAGATCGGGAATCAGAAGTTGGGGGCCGATCCGTCATTGGTCATGGGTCACTCGTCATTGGCAGAAGATAGAGGACAAAGGACAAAGGACGAAGAACCATGCAAAATTCATCGCTCTTTTGCCGATTCCCTGGCTGATGTCGAACGGTTCGATTGTCTTCACCTCTCCGAACTCGCCGAAGACACAATCCAAAATCCAAAATCTAAAATCCCAAATTCCTCTATTAACCTTGCTAGTCGTCCTGTCCCTGCAATTCCTCACCAGTTTGCTCGGCTTGCAGAAACTTTGCGGGAGGAGCGCGATCGCAATTTTGCCATCTGGCTCGTATCCGCGCAGCCTTCGCGATCGGTGGCGCTGTTGCAGGAGCATGATTGTCCGGCTCAGTTTGTCCCCAATCCCAGGGACTATCTGGCGATCGACAAACTGCAGGTGCAGCATACTCCGGTAGCGGTCAAATACTCCGGACTGGCGGAACTGGAGGGGTTCATTCTGCCGACCTTCCGGTTGGTGGTGGTGACCGATCGAGAATTTTTTGGTCAGCATACTCTGGCGACTCCCAGTTACATTCGCAAACGACGACGGGCGGCTTCCAAGCAGGTTGACCCGAATAAGTTGCAGCCGGGAGATTATGTGGTGCACCGGAATCATGGAATTGGCAAATTTCTGAAGCTGGAAAGTCTGGTCATTAACCATGAAACCCGTGAGTATCTGGTAATCCAGTACGCGGATGGCCTGTTGCGGGTGGCGGCAGATCAGTTAAATTCCCTGTCTCGGTTTCGGGCGGTGGGTGAGAAAGCTCCTGAACTCAACAAAATGTCGGGGAAAGCCTGGGAAAAGACCAAGAGCAAAGTCCGCAAGGCGATCAAGAAGGTGGCAGTGGATCTGCTGCAACTGTATGCCCAGCGTGCCCAGCAGGTTGGTTTTACTTATCCCGCCGATATGCCCTGGCAGCAGGAGATGGAGGATTCCTTTCCCTACCAACCTACACCGGATCAGTTGAAGGCAACTCAAGACGTGAAGCAGGATATGGAGAGCGATCGCCCCATGGATCGGCTGGTCTGTGGAGATGTGGGCTTTGGCAAAACTGAGGTTGCCATTCGCGCCATTTTCAAAGCGGTAACGGCAGGTAAACAGGTGGCGTTGCTGGCTCCTACGACCATCCTTACCCAGCAGCATTACCATACGCTGAAAGAACGGTTTGCCCCCTACCCGATTCAGGTTGGCTTACTGAACCGCTTCCGCACGGCTCAGGAACGCAAAGATATTCTGCAACGGATGGGCACCGGAGAATTGGATGTGGTTGTAGGAACCCATCAACTGCTGGGAAAAGGGGTACAGTTCAAAGATTTGGGACTGCTGGTGGTGGATGAGGAACAGCGATTTGGGGTGAATCAGAAGGAGAAAATTAAATCTCTGCGAACGCAGGTCGATGTACTCACCCTGAGTGCCACTCCCATTCCTCGCACCCTTTACATGGCCCTGTCCGGTGTGCGGGAAATGAGTTTGATTACCACGCCACCGCCCTCTCGTCGTCCGATCAAAACTCACCTGGCTCCTTATGACCCCGAAGTGGTGCGCTCAGCCATTCGGCAGGAACTTGATCGGGGAGGACAGGTCTTTTATGTGGTGCCACGGGTAGAAGGGATTGAAGAAGTCTCGGCCCGGATTCGAGAAATGGTGCCCACGGCCCGGATTGCGATCGCCCACGGTCAGATGCAGGAGGGCGAACTGGAATCTACCATGCTGACCTTTAGCGAAGGGGAGGCAGAAATCCTGGTCTGTACCACCATCATTGAATCCGGCCTGGATATTCCCCGGGTGAATACCATTCTGATTGAAGACGCGCAACGCTTTGGCCTGTCCCAGCTTTATCAGTTGCGGGGACGAGTCGGGCGGGCAGGAATTCAAGCCCATGCCTGGTTGTTCTATCCCAAAGCCAGCCAGTTGACGGATACGGCACGGCAACGCTTACGGGCAATTCAGGAATTCACCCAACTGGGCTCCGGCTATCAACTGGCGATGCGGGATATGGAAATTCGGGGCGTGGGCAATCTCCTGGGGGCGGAACAGTCAGGCCAGATGGATGCGGTGGGCTTTGATCTGTACGTGGAAATGCTGGAGGAGGCGATTCGAGAAATTCGCGGCCAGGAAATTCCCCAGGTCGAAGATACGCAAATCGATCTCAACCTGACGGCCTTCATTCCTGCCGATTACATCCCAGATCTGGATCAAAAGATGAGTGCCTATCGCACCGTCGCGATGGCCAATTCCAAACAGGAACTGGCTCAGATTGCCGCAGACTGGAGCGATCGCTATGGCCCCATTCCCGTGGCAGCTCAACAACTGTTGCGGGTGGTGGAACTGAAACAGGTGGCAAAGAAACTCGGCTTCTCTCGCATCAAACCAGACGGCAATCAACACGTCGCAATGGAAACTCTGATGGAGGAACCCGCCTGGAATTTGTTGAAAGCCAATCTACCAGAGCACCTCCATTCTCGCTTTGTCTATTCCTCTGGCAAAGTAACCGTGCGCGGCCTGGGAGTGCTGAATGCCGATCAACAACTGGAAAACCTGATCAACTGGTTAAACAAAATGCAAGGCGCTTTACCAGAACCCGTTTTGGTGTAG
- a CDS encoding HAD family hydrolase, whose protein sequence is MPLSLLSQVDISRLDTVRLVATDMDGTLTIAEKFSPEVLQALTALQATGTPVVIVTGRSAGWVSGLVHYLPVAGALCENGGLFYSGQATSLLVPISDFKHHRQQLAELFQRLQAEFPQLQESDDNRFRLTDWTFDVQGLTDVELQKMSDRCHQEGWDFTYSTVQCHLKRPEQSKAAGLLQVIEHYFPNLKPEQVLTVGDSPNDESLFDSSLFPLSVGVANIRNYCDRLKHQPTYITTAAEGEGFCELARMLCLSSHL, encoded by the coding sequence ATGCCTCTTTCTCTTCTATCGCAGGTTGATATAAGTCGTCTGGATACTGTGCGCTTGGTCGCTACGGATATGGATGGGACATTAACGATCGCGGAAAAATTTAGCCCGGAAGTATTGCAGGCGTTGACAGCGCTGCAGGCTACCGGAACTCCAGTGGTGATTGTAACGGGAAGATCGGCTGGATGGGTGAGTGGGTTAGTGCATTACTTGCCTGTGGCAGGAGCGCTGTGTGAAAACGGTGGCCTTTTCTATTCCGGCCAGGCGACATCCTTATTAGTGCCAATTTCCGACTTCAAGCATCACCGTCAGCAATTGGCAGAATTGTTCCAACGATTGCAGGCGGAATTTCCTCAGCTTCAAGAGTCGGACGATAACCGTTTTCGCCTGACAGATTGGACATTTGACGTGCAGGGCTTAACAGACGTGGAACTGCAAAAAATGAGCGATCGCTGCCATCAGGAGGGCTGGGACTTTACCTACAGCACGGTGCAATGTCACCTGAAACGGCCAGAGCAAAGTAAAGCGGCTGGACTGTTGCAGGTGATTGAGCACTATTTTCCCAACTTAAAACCGGAGCAAGTACTTACAGTCGGAGACAGCCCCAACGACGAAAGCCTGTTTGACTCCAGCCTGTTTCCTCTATCCGTGGGAGTGGCGAATATCAGAAATTACTGCGATCGCCTGAAACACCAGCCTACTTACATCACCACTGCTGCCGAAGGGGAAGGATTTTGTGAGCTAGCTCGAATGTTATGCCTCTCCTCGCACTTGTAA
- a CDS encoding SIS domain-containing protein, with protein MSVTSPHFMLQEIYQQPEVVGRCLERYGRVGIRDWKLGIGKQENEIHILACGSSRHAGLVAQYWLEQLAGIPTRVRSAAEFQEAPWPLTPNTLTIAVTQSGETADTLAALQLEKVRRDQSGHIQPSFWLGITNQPGSTLTQEVDHTLLTLAGSEIGVAATKTFTAQLVVFFCLTLDLAVQRRVISEENLSQLLAALSQIPALMQQVLDQEKTIQDLAQQLVAAEHCILLGRGVNRAIALEGALKLKETTYLHAEGYSGGEFLHGPIALLDARVPVVMIVPNDSSSEIMLATVKKAKAHGSPAIGLVSQNLAAQTTSLFDSQIILPDLDYRLSPLLTVIPLQLLAYHIAVLRGLDVDRPRNITKTLA; from the coding sequence TTGAGTGTAACATCGCCCCACTTCATGCTGCAGGAGATTTATCAGCAGCCGGAAGTGGTTGGCAGGTGTTTGGAGAGATATGGGAGGGTGGGGATTAGGGATTGGAAACTAGGGATTGGGAAACAGGAAAACGAAATTCACATTCTGGCCTGTGGCTCCAGTCGTCATGCTGGATTGGTGGCTCAGTACTGGCTAGAGCAACTAGCTGGGATTCCCACGCGAGTACGATCGGCGGCTGAGTTTCAAGAGGCTCCCTGGCCGCTGACTCCAAATACTCTGACGATCGCAGTTACCCAATCTGGAGAAACGGCAGATACGCTGGCTGCTCTGCAATTAGAAAAAGTTCGCCGCGATCAATCGGGGCATATCCAGCCGTCCTTCTGGTTGGGGATCACCAACCAGCCTGGAAGTACCCTGACTCAGGAAGTTGATCACACCCTGTTGACTCTGGCAGGTTCAGAGATTGGAGTTGCGGCAACTAAAACGTTTACAGCTCAACTTGTAGTGTTTTTCTGTTTAACGCTGGATTTAGCGGTTCAACGGCGAGTCATATCAGAGGAGAACTTGTCCCAACTCCTGGCAGCCCTGTCACAGATCCCCGCGTTGATGCAGCAAGTTCTGGATCAAGAAAAAACAATTCAGGATCTAGCTCAGCAGTTGGTTGCAGCAGAACATTGCATTTTGCTGGGACGGGGAGTGAATCGCGCGATCGCACTGGAAGGTGCTTTGAAGCTGAAAGAAACCACTTATCTTCATGCCGAAGGATATTCCGGAGGAGAGTTTTTGCACGGCCCGATCGCTTTACTCGATGCCAGGGTGCCCGTGGTTATGATCGTGCCTAATGATTCAAGCTCTGAGATAATGCTGGCTACGGTTAAAAAGGCTAAAGCCCATGGTTCTCCAGCGATCGGCCTAGTCAGTCAGAATTTGGCCGCTCAAACAACATCGTTATTTGACTCCCAAATTATCCTGCCTGACCTGGACTATCGACTTTCGCCCCTGTTAACGGTGATTCCCCTGCAATTGCTGGCTTATCATATAGCTGTTTTGCGGGGATTGGATGTCGATCGCCCCAGAAATATCACAAAAACCCTGGCTTAA
- a CDS encoding glycosyltransferase, whose product MLLALVLRYVLWRSLATLNFSSPVNGITSLVLFGLEMVMITGYSVQLFLMMRERDRRREADQYAVAVNEGLFQPSVDVLIPTYNEPVVILRRTVIGCQAMNYANKQVYLLDDGDRPEVQQLARELGCHYISRPSNRHAKAGNLNYAIARTHGDLIVVFDADFIPTKNFLSRTVGFFQNRTIGMVQTHQCFYNPDPLACNLGIEKEVPHENEIFARHYQLIRDGANSALCYGSSFVVRRDVLAEAGGFVTRSVSEDLYTGIRIAALGYQIVYLDENLSAGLVPEDMPSQILQRQRWSRGSIQAFFVKENPLTIPGLTWRQRIAYMEGIFQWFNSPIRIVFMILPISVIFFGIVPFTSTLREWIYYFLPLYVAQVATLSWLNHRASAAFAQEIYAVATCFPIAATVLQTLFRPFARGFQVTPKGASPTDVVFQWKLAAPLMGLSILTILSFLWQSYHLLHPNETFFKPETLEFFKLGLVWSGYNLVVLGLVIRSLFDIPKLSIHYPLQRCYPIKLYVGDRLIEGRTNWMSEVKTEISLYVEEELTSLLPGDSVVLHIPQEVLILNSRIVTIEPGSNSVTMQLAFEPLSPEQYRALVELLFCTPGQWQRQLAPGELQMLGLLLRSLLRPQTWVKRAGRVKRSL is encoded by the coding sequence ATGCTGCTGGCATTGGTTCTGCGCTATGTTCTGTGGCGATCGCTGGCTACACTTAACTTCTCGTCACCCGTCAATGGCATAACCAGTCTGGTACTGTTTGGCCTGGAAATGGTGATGATCACAGGCTATTCAGTGCAGTTGTTTTTGATGATGCGGGAGCGCGATCGACGGCGCGAAGCTGATCAGTATGCAGTGGCTGTCAATGAAGGTTTATTTCAGCCCTCGGTCGATGTACTGATCCCTACTTACAACGAACCGGTAGTGATTCTACGGCGCACGGTGATTGGTTGTCAAGCAATGAACTATGCCAACAAGCAGGTCTATTTGCTGGATGATGGCGATCGCCCAGAAGTTCAACAACTGGCACGAGAATTGGGTTGTCACTACATCTCTCGTCCCTCCAATCGGCATGCCAAAGCTGGAAATTTGAACTATGCGATCGCCCGAACTCACGGCGATCTAATTGTGGTTTTCGATGCTGACTTTATTCCCACTAAAAACTTCCTGAGCCGCACCGTTGGTTTTTTCCAGAATCGCACGATCGGCATGGTACAAACTCATCAGTGCTTCTACAATCCCGATCCGCTGGCCTGCAATCTGGGCATTGAAAAAGAGGTGCCCCATGAAAACGAAATCTTTGCCCGTCACTATCAACTTATTCGGGATGGAGCGAATAGCGCCCTCTGTTACGGCAGTTCGTTTGTGGTACGGCGCGATGTTCTGGCAGAAGCGGGTGGATTTGTTACTCGCAGTGTTTCTGAGGATCTGTATACCGGGATTCGGATTGCTGCGCTGGGATATCAGATCGTTTACCTGGACGAAAATCTCAGTGCTGGTCTGGTGCCGGAAGATATGCCATCCCAGATTCTGCAACGACAGCGCTGGAGCCGGGGCAGCATCCAGGCTTTTTTTGTGAAGGAAAATCCTTTAACTATTCCTGGATTAACTTGGCGGCAACGAATTGCTTACATGGAGGGGATTTTTCAGTGGTTCAATAGCCCGATCCGCATCGTCTTTATGATCCTGCCGATCTCGGTCATTTTCTTTGGGATTGTTCCATTCACCAGCACTTTGCGCGAATGGATCTACTACTTCCTGCCGCTTTATGTGGCTCAGGTAGCAACGCTTTCCTGGCTTAATCACCGGGCCAGTGCCGCTTTTGCCCAAGAAATTTATGCTGTGGCAACCTGTTTTCCGATCGCGGCAACGGTGCTGCAAACCCTATTCCGTCCCTTTGCCAGAGGATTTCAGGTGACGCCTAAAGGGGCCAGCCCTACTGATGTGGTGTTTCAGTGGAAGCTGGCAGCACCGTTGATGGGACTAAGCATTCTAACCATCCTAAGCTTTCTGTGGCAGAGCTACCATTTGCTTCACCCCAATGAAACCTTCTTCAAACCTGAAACCCTTGAGTTTTTCAAGTTAGGACTGGTTTGGAGTGGATATAATCTGGTCGTGCTGGGGTTAGTGATTCGCAGTCTTTTCGATATCCCAAAACTTTCCATCCACTACCCTCTACAGCGTTGTTATCCGATTAAGTTGTATGTGGGCGATCGCTTGATTGAGGGCAGGACAAATTGGATGTCCGAAGTCAAGACTGAAATAAGCCTATACGTAGAGGAAGAATTGACCTCGCTGTTGCCAGGAGACTCCGTGGTGTTGCATATTCCCCAGGAGGTATTGATTCTCAACAGCCGGATTGTCACTATTGAACCAGGCTCTAACTCGGTCACCATGCAATTGGCATTTGAGCCATTGTCTCCTGAGCAGTATCGTGCCCTAGTTGAGCTACTGTTTTGTACCCCCGGTCAGTGGCAGCGACAATTGGCACCCGGAGAGTTGCAAATGCTGGGATTGCTGTTGCGAAGTCTGTTGCGACCACAGACATGGGTTAAACGGGCTGGCAGGGTCAAGCGATCGCTGTAG
- a CDS encoding peptidase M15A translates to MPFLSPDQRRDLFQKAAHRAGIHKPILAALHQVHQEPRLLDGETGLGIVPANRISPEQVNSFIGQVNFGADTVRSLIYSLIAQGWQEPDLWNREQGRYSDRFLRIVAKGYIPAPTDPLAARLELCDFNALQQTYCQQVTAELQAAGAPANQIYLDPALLSVAQEFANHYLGLSYQRDALLELVRLWLGLDDRERAIALLSDAHSKSTSSGPFNLDTTLLQFLHKALSAYVGYPHQREALLSLVQSWQQVESREAAICALQQGIDPATDTTALDAAVMAFIQKLPQRYQGQGTQRNALVEGFRHWYQLDSRPAALVALGVNPDLFSGATPEPADLQNATTQTDRGLIEFIHHIPDLYLGKELQREALLYLAQLWYDVASPEQTAQSLLADYRQIEAAHSDSPDALPLPLPLPRLPRPADWTVDNLQLQAPILPGGSFTWAEATQGGLYLPTNQLLIEAIVQTAARIQQARDRLGRPLTIVRWYQPADGPAMPDPSHASRHALGLAIVFYSHGLTGNQLYWTLNPWWRGGLGRYIRYPYLCYVDAWSDRARWTQYE, encoded by the coding sequence ATGCCCTTCCTTTCTCCCGACCAGCGTCGCGATTTATTTCAAAAAGCCGCTCACCGAGCAGGTATTCACAAACCAATTCTGGCGGCTCTCCATCAGGTACATCAGGAACCTCGCTTGCTAGATGGAGAGACGGGATTGGGAATTGTCCCTGCCAATCGAATTTCCCCGGAACAGGTTAATTCCTTTATTGGCCAGGTCAACTTTGGGGCAGACACAGTTCGGAGTTTAATCTACTCCCTGATTGCCCAGGGGTGGCAGGAACCCGATCTATGGAACCGGGAACAGGGGCGCTACAGCGATCGCTTTCTCCGCATCGTGGCCAAAGGATACATTCCCGCGCCTACTGATCCCCTGGCTGCACGGTTGGAACTCTGTGATTTTAATGCTTTACAACAGACTTACTGCCAGCAGGTGACGGCTGAGTTACAGGCTGCAGGAGCACCAGCCAATCAGATTTATCTCGATCCGGCTTTGCTGTCTGTAGCTCAGGAATTCGCCAATCATTATCTGGGTTTATCCTATCAACGGGATGCTTTGTTGGAACTTGTGCGGCTCTGGTTGGGGTTAGATGATCGGGAACGGGCGATCGCGCTTTTATCTGATGCTCATTCAAAATCAACCAGTTCCGGCCCCTTCAACCTTGATACCACCCTACTGCAGTTTCTGCACAAAGCATTATCCGCTTATGTAGGTTATCCCCATCAGCGAGAAGCATTGCTGAGCCTGGTGCAATCCTGGCAGCAAGTAGAATCACGCGAAGCGGCGATCTGTGCTTTGCAACAAGGGATTGATCCGGCAACAGACACAACGGCCCTGGATGCTGCTGTGATGGCTTTTATTCAGAAATTGCCCCAACGCTATCAGGGACAGGGAACCCAGCGGAATGCTTTGGTAGAAGGCTTTCGGCACTGGTATCAGTTGGATAGCCGCCCTGCTGCCCTGGTTGCGCTGGGTGTGAATCCTGATTTATTTAGTGGCGCAACTCCAGAACCTGCCGACCTACAAAATGCCACCACCCAAACCGATCGCGGTCTTATAGAATTCATCCATCACATCCCCGATCTTTATCTAGGTAAAGAACTTCAGCGAGAGGCTTTGCTTTACTTGGCCCAACTCTGGTATGACGTAGCTTCCCCAGAACAGACGGCCCAATCATTGTTGGCAGACTATCGGCAAATAGAGGCTGCTCATAGCGATAGTCCCGATGCCCTGCCTCTGCCCCTGCCTCTGCCTCGGCTACCCCGTCCTGCTGATTGGACAGTGGATAATCTGCAACTGCAGGCTCCCATTCTTCCCGGTGGCAGTTTTACCTGGGCAGAGGCAACTCAGGGGGGGCTTTACCTGCCTACCAATCAACTTCTTATAGAAGCCATTGTGCAAACGGCTGCACGGATACAACAGGCTCGCGATCGCCTGGGTCGTCCCCTGACGATCGTGCGCTGGTATCAACCTGCTGATGGGCCAGCCATGCCGGATCCTTCACACGCCTCACGTCATGCCCTGGGATTGGCGATCGTGTTCTATTCTCACGGGCTGACCGGGAACCAACTATACTGGACTCTCAATCCCTGGTGGAGGGGCGGATTGGGCCGCTATATTCGCTACCCTTACCTGTGTTATGTGGATGCTTGGAGCGATCGTGCCCGTTGGACACAATATGAATAG